One Dietzia sp. JS16-p6b genomic window carries:
- a CDS encoding chorismate mutase has product MNPDPAGTDDPLSEAQIQELRLEIDRLDAEILDAIVRRSEISKRIGRTRMKSGGTKLVHTRELKVYERFSSLGQEGQTLAGMLLRLGRGRLG; this is encoded by the coding sequence ATGAACCCTGACCCCGCCGGCACGGACGATCCGTTGTCCGAGGCCCAGATCCAGGAGCTCCGTCTGGAGATCGACCGGTTGGACGCAGAGATCCTGGACGCGATAGTCCGCCGCAGCGAGATATCCAAGCGCATCGGCCGCACGCGGATGAAGTCCGGCGGCACCAAGCTGGTCCACACCCGCGAACTCAAGGTCTACGAGCGCTTCTCTTCCCTCGGCCAGGAGGGGCAGACCCTCGCGGGGATGCTCCTGCGCCTGGGTCGCGGGCGACTGGGCTGA
- a CDS encoding dihydrofolate reductase family protein, whose amino-acid sequence MSTVYCTATSLDGYIADDEESLSWLFATSGGADPTGGTPTEPDPALPALHFDRFYSGVGSLVCGVNTFEWVRRDLTKDGRPFVWPYSVPSWVVTHRDLDPVDGVEFVAGDVGDLHPLLVDAAGGGDVWVVGGGDLAGQFADRGLLDRVWIHQCPVVLGSGRPLLPRRLRLRRRQLEAQGQFTAMLFDVVGPEALPTR is encoded by the coding sequence ATGAGCACCGTCTACTGCACCGCCACCAGCCTCGACGGGTACATCGCCGACGACGAGGAGAGCCTCTCCTGGCTGTTCGCGACCTCCGGCGGGGCAGATCCCACAGGTGGCACACCGACCGAGCCCGACCCCGCGCTCCCCGCCCTCCACTTCGACCGCTTCTATTCCGGCGTCGGTTCACTCGTCTGCGGGGTCAACACGTTCGAGTGGGTGCGCCGCGACCTCACGAAGGACGGCCGACCGTTCGTCTGGCCCTACTCCGTGCCGAGCTGGGTCGTCACCCACCGCGATCTCGATCCCGTCGACGGAGTCGAGTTCGTCGCCGGTGACGTCGGCGATCTGCACCCCCTCCTGGTCGATGCCGCCGGCGGCGGGGATGTCTGGGTGGTCGGTGGTGGCGACCTCGCGGGCCAGTTCGCCGACCGGGGGTTGCTCGACCGGGTCTGGATCCACCAGTGTCCGGTCGTCCTCGGTTCCGGGCGTCCCCTGCTGCCCCGCCGGCTCCGTCTTCGCCGCCGGCAGCTCGAGGCGCAGGGCCAGTTCACAGCGATGCTGTTCGACGTGGTGGGCCCCGAGGCGCTCCCCACCCGCTGA
- a CDS encoding UvrD-helicase domain-containing protein, which yields MTHSASAPASVSAPASRTSVDSPLLDGLNPQQVAAVTHRGGPLLIVAGAGSGKTSVLTRRIAYLLAEGGAHPGQILAITFTNKAAAEMRERVSGLVGSHAERMWVATFHSICVRILRAQSALLGTRNSNFTIYDSDDSRRLLGMIAKEQNLDIKKFTPRMLAAAISNHKNELREPSEAMDRAMEDSDRTGQTVAAVFTEYQARLQAANAFDFDDLIGETVALLRSHPEVAAYYRRRFRHVMVDEYQDTNHAQYILVRTLVGGAAGTGDDAAAGVAPAELCVVGDADQSIYAFRGATIRNIEDFEHDYPDARSILLEQNYRSTQTILSAANAVISRNPGRREKNLWTDEGTGELLVGYVADNEHDEARFIAGEIDRLVDSGVAGYSDVAVFYRTNNSSRVIEDVFVRLGLPYRVVGGTRFYERKEVRDVVAYLKVLANPDDTVALRRILNTPRRGIGDRAEACVVVHAEQRAIGFGEALRDAAEGRVALLPTRSAKAIAGFVSLLDELRGGMAGSDHPGGEDSAPDVGALVEAVLERTGYRAELEASNDPQDAARLDNLNELVGVGREFSSEAALQRSAREQGFGDREADLDEGLAEPGSLAAFLERVSLVADADQIPDQDQGQVTLMTLHTAKGLEFPVVFLVGMEDGLFPHMRALGDPAELSEERRLAYVGITRARTRLYLTRAMMRSSWGQPMTNPGSRFLEEIPSEAIEWQREEPVGGGGFGDSDSYAPRRRFGGGGAGGGYGSGGGFGSGGGRSSGIPRAKSSAPTLELAPGDRVTHDKYGLGKVLTCDGSGPRATATIDFGASGTVRLMLIGGVPMQKL from the coding sequence ATGACCCACTCCGCCTCCGCTCCAGCCAGCGTTTCAGCTCCAGCCAGCCGCACCTCTGTCGATTCGCCCCTCCTCGACGGGCTCAACCCACAGCAGGTCGCCGCGGTCACGCACCGCGGCGGCCCGTTGTTGATCGTGGCCGGCGCGGGCTCGGGTAAGACCAGCGTGCTGACCAGGCGGATCGCCTACCTGCTGGCCGAGGGGGGCGCGCACCCGGGGCAGATCCTCGCCATCACGTTCACCAACAAGGCCGCCGCGGAGATGCGGGAGCGGGTCTCCGGCCTGGTGGGTTCCCACGCCGAGCGGATGTGGGTGGCCACGTTCCACTCGATCTGCGTGCGGATCCTGCGCGCCCAGTCCGCGCTCCTGGGTACCCGCAATTCCAACTTCACGATCTACGATTCGGACGATTCCCGTCGCCTGCTCGGCATGATCGCCAAGGAGCAGAACCTCGATATCAAGAAGTTCACGCCGCGGATGCTCGCCGCGGCCATCTCGAACCACAAGAACGAACTCCGTGAGCCGTCGGAGGCCATGGATCGTGCGATGGAGGACTCGGACCGGACCGGGCAGACGGTCGCGGCGGTGTTCACCGAGTACCAGGCGCGGCTACAGGCGGCCAACGCCTTCGACTTCGACGACCTGATCGGGGAGACCGTGGCACTGCTTCGGTCGCACCCGGAGGTGGCGGCCTACTACCGGCGCCGGTTCCGCCACGTCATGGTGGACGAGTACCAGGACACCAATCACGCCCAGTACATCCTCGTCCGCACTCTGGTCGGCGGGGCGGCGGGGACCGGTGACGACGCCGCGGCCGGGGTCGCACCGGCCGAACTCTGCGTGGTGGGAGACGCCGACCAGTCCATCTACGCCTTCCGCGGGGCCACCATCCGCAACATCGAGGACTTCGAGCACGACTACCCGGACGCCCGATCAATCCTGCTGGAACAGAACTACCGCTCGACCCAGACGATTCTCTCCGCCGCCAACGCCGTGATCTCCCGCAACCCGGGCCGGAGGGAGAAGAACCTCTGGACCGACGAGGGAACCGGCGAGTTGCTCGTGGGATACGTGGCGGACAATGAACACGACGAGGCGCGGTTCATCGCCGGGGAGATCGACCGGCTCGTGGACTCCGGGGTGGCCGGGTATTCCGACGTGGCGGTGTTCTACCGGACGAACAACTCCTCCCGTGTGATCGAGGACGTGTTCGTCCGCCTGGGACTGCCCTACAGGGTCGTCGGGGGCACCCGGTTCTACGAGCGCAAGGAGGTGCGCGACGTGGTCGCCTACCTCAAGGTGCTCGCCAACCCGGACGACACGGTGGCTCTGCGCCGCATCCTCAACACGCCGCGGCGGGGGATCGGCGACCGCGCGGAGGCCTGTGTGGTGGTCCACGCCGAACAGCGGGCCATCGGCTTCGGAGAAGCCCTGCGGGACGCCGCCGAGGGCAGGGTGGCGCTGCTGCCGACGCGATCGGCCAAGGCGATCGCGGGGTTCGTCTCGCTGCTCGATGAGCTGCGTGGGGGCATGGCCGGCTCAGACCACCCCGGAGGCGAGGATTCGGCCCCCGACGTCGGCGCCCTGGTCGAAGCCGTACTGGAGCGCACCGGGTACCGCGCCGAGTTGGAGGCCTCCAACGACCCGCAGGACGCGGCGCGGTTGGACAACCTCAACGAGCTGGTGGGTGTGGGCCGGGAGTTCTCCTCCGAGGCCGCGCTCCAGCGGTCTGCGCGGGAGCAGGGTTTCGGCGACCGCGAGGCCGATCTGGACGAGGGCCTCGCCGAGCCGGGTTCGCTGGCGGCCTTCCTCGAGCGGGTCTCGCTGGTGGCGGACGCCGACCAGATCCCCGATCAGGACCAGGGGCAGGTCACCCTCATGACCCTCCACACCGCCAAGGGCCTCGAGTTCCCGGTGGTGTTCCTCGTCGGGATGGAGGACGGCCTGTTCCCGCACATGCGTGCTCTCGGGGATCCGGCGGAGCTGTCCGAGGAGCGGCGGTTGGCATACGTGGGCATCACCCGCGCCCGCACGCGTCTCTACCTGACCCGCGCGATGATGCGTTCGTCGTGGGGCCAGCCCATGACCAATCCCGGGTCTCGCTTCCTCGAGGAGATCCCCTCCGAGGCGATCGAGTGGCAACGCGAGGAACCGGTCGGCGGTGGAGGGTTCGGCGATTCCGACTCGTACGCGCCGCGACGCCGATTCGGTGGTGGCGGTGCAGGGGGTGGCTACGGTTCCGGTGGCGGGTTCGGCTCCGGTGGCGGACGCTCGTCCGGGATCCCCAGGGCGAAGTCCTCCGCGCCCACCCTGGAATTGGCGCCGGGGGATCGGGTGACGCACGACAAGTACGGGCTCGGCAAGGTGCTCACGTGCGATGGGAGCGGTCCGCGTGCGACG
- a CDS encoding sodium:alanine symporter family protein, with amino-acid sequence MLPPVDNLNTLLADIGSVIWGPFVLIPLLLGTGLFLTIRLRAIQFRKLGPALNLGLLRRRDDGGAGDISQYQALTTALAATVGVGNIVGVATAISLGGPGALFWMWVTALVGMASKYSEAFLGVRYRVTDARGEQSGGPQYYLHRGFADLFGRTGARVGLVLSLVFAVFAVLASFGIGNMTQGNAVAAQLDNSFGIPVVASGVILFVLTGAVLLGGIKSIGRVTAGFVPLMIVLYLLGGMVVLVLNADAIPGAFGQIFTEAFTGTSAVGGFAGAAIMYAIQMGVARGIFSNESGMGSAAIAAAAAKTTHPTRQGLVSMTQTFIDTIIVVTFTGLVIVTSGVWERGSDTAGTMTADAFAEAMPYGDKLVAVAIAFFAFSTILGWSYYGERCVERLVGAGGVIPYRMVFTCVVFVGAVVELEVVWNFADVMNGLMAIPNLIGLLVLSGLIVRETKHYLDNDPTLTATAAQVEEFMGDRPR; translated from the coding sequence ATGTTGCCGCCCGTGGACAACTTGAACACGCTTCTCGCGGACATCGGATCCGTGATCTGGGGACCATTCGTCCTCATCCCGCTGCTGCTCGGCACCGGCCTGTTCCTCACGATCAGGCTGCGCGCGATCCAGTTCCGCAAACTGGGCCCCGCGCTCAACCTGGGGCTGCTCCGGCGCCGGGACGACGGCGGCGCGGGTGACATCAGCCAGTACCAGGCGTTGACCACCGCGCTCGCCGCGACGGTCGGCGTGGGCAACATCGTCGGTGTCGCGACGGCGATCTCCCTGGGCGGGCCCGGCGCGCTCTTCTGGATGTGGGTCACCGCCCTCGTGGGAATGGCCTCCAAGTATTCGGAGGCCTTCCTGGGGGTGCGGTACCGCGTGACCGACGCCCGTGGCGAGCAGTCCGGTGGTCCGCAGTACTACCTCCACCGGGGATTCGCCGATCTGTTCGGCCGGACCGGCGCCCGGGTGGGACTCGTCCTGTCTCTCGTCTTCGCGGTGTTCGCGGTCCTGGCGAGCTTCGGCATCGGAAACATGACGCAGGGCAACGCGGTGGCGGCCCAGCTCGACAACTCCTTCGGCATCCCCGTCGTGGCCTCCGGCGTGATCCTGTTCGTCCTCACCGGTGCGGTCCTTCTCGGCGGCATCAAGTCCATCGGCCGGGTCACGGCAGGGTTCGTCCCCCTGATGATCGTGCTGTACCTGCTCGGCGGGATGGTCGTCCTTGTGCTCAACGCCGACGCGATCCCCGGGGCGTTCGGGCAGATCTTCACCGAGGCCTTCACCGGCACGTCCGCGGTGGGTGGCTTCGCCGGTGCCGCGATCATGTACGCCATCCAGATGGGCGTGGCGCGGGGCATCTTCTCCAACGAGTCCGGTATGGGCTCCGCGGCCATCGCGGCCGCCGCGGCCAAGACCACCCACCCGACCCGTCAGGGCCTGGTGTCCATGACCCAGACCTTCATCGACACCATCATCGTCGTCACCTTCACCGGCCTGGTGATCGTCACCTCCGGGGTGTGGGAGCGGGGGAGTGACACGGCCGGCACCATGACCGCCGACGCGTTCGCCGAGGCGATGCCGTACGGCGACAAGCTCGTGGCGGTGGCGATCGCGTTCTTCGCCTTCTCGACGATCCTCGGCTGGTCGTACTACGGCGAGCGGTGTGTCGAGCGACTCGTGGGCGCCGGGGGGGTCATTCCCTACCGGATGGTCTTCACGTGCGTGGTGTTCGTGGGTGCGGTCGTCGAGCTCGAGGTTGTGTGGAACTTCGCCGACGTGATGAACGGCCTGATGGCCATCCCGAACCTCATCGGACTCCTGGTCCTCTCCGGTCTCATCGTCCGCGAGACGAAGCACTACCTGGACAACGATCCGACTCTGACGGCGACGGCAGCGCAGGTCGAGGAGTTCATGGGGGACCGCCCGCGCTGA
- the pgi gene encoding glucose-6-phosphate isomerase: MTDISTTPQWSDIEGLVPMIGGVTLRELFAADPERGRRMTVTAGDLHIDLSKHLVTDEVMSALTELAHAARLPAQRAAMFRGDRINTTEDRSVLHTALRLPADAELVVDGRDVVADVHGVLTRMADFAERVRSGEWTGHTGARIDTVVNIGIGGSDLGPVMVDRALRHLQTAGVRARYVSNVDPADLSDVLSEVDPATTLVVVASKTFTTQETMANAHAARRHFVEALGSQDAIASHFVAVSTATEKVADFGIAAENMFEFWDWVGGRYSVSSAIGLSVMITVGPAAFVELLEGFHTMDLHFATEAPEHNAPVLMALLGIWYTCFLGAQSKAVIPYAQGLLRFPAYLQQLTMESLGKSVRLDGSDVSYPTGEVYWGEPGTNGQHAFFQLLHQGTQLVPVDFIGIARPVTDLPAADGAGSMHDMLVANLFAQSRVLAFGKTEEEVLAEGVDPELAPHKVMPGNRPSTTILAPSLSPGVLGQLIALYEHVVFTQAAVLGINAFDQWGVELGKAQAGELLRALTAERHPGDGFDSSTDSLVEIYREARGRR; this comes from the coding sequence ATGACGGACATCAGCACGACCCCGCAGTGGTCGGACATCGAGGGCCTCGTTCCGATGATCGGTGGCGTGACCCTCCGCGAGTTGTTCGCCGCCGACCCGGAGCGGGGTCGCCGCATGACGGTCACCGCGGGCGACCTACACATCGATCTGTCCAAGCACCTGGTCACCGACGAGGTCATGAGCGCGCTGACCGAGCTGGCCCACGCCGCCCGTCTGCCGGCGCAGCGGGCCGCGATGTTCCGGGGTGACCGGATCAACACGACCGAGGACCGATCCGTCCTCCACACCGCGCTCCGTCTCCCCGCCGACGCCGAGCTCGTCGTCGACGGACGGGACGTGGTGGCCGACGTCCACGGGGTCCTCACCCGGATGGCCGATTTCGCCGAGCGGGTCCGCTCCGGCGAATGGACGGGGCACACGGGGGCGCGGATCGACACCGTGGTCAACATCGGCATCGGGGGCTCGGACCTCGGTCCCGTGATGGTCGACAGGGCCCTGCGCCACCTGCAGACCGCGGGCGTCCGCGCACGCTATGTCTCCAACGTGGACCCTGCGGACCTCTCGGACGTGCTCTCCGAGGTCGACCCCGCCACCACTCTCGTGGTTGTGGCCTCCAAGACCTTCACCACGCAGGAGACCATGGCCAACGCCCATGCCGCGCGCCGGCACTTCGTCGAGGCGCTCGGGTCACAGGACGCGATCGCGTCCCACTTCGTGGCGGTGTCTACCGCCACCGAGAAGGTGGCCGACTTCGGGATCGCGGCGGAGAACATGTTCGAGTTCTGGGACTGGGTCGGGGGCCGGTACTCGGTGTCGTCGGCGATCGGCCTGTCGGTGATGATCACGGTGGGACCGGCGGCATTCGTGGAGCTGCTCGAGGGCTTCCACACCATGGACCTGCACTTCGCGACCGAGGCACCCGAGCACAACGCGCCGGTCCTCATGGCCCTGCTCGGCATCTGGTACACCTGCTTCCTCGGAGCCCAGTCCAAGGCCGTGATTCCCTACGCCCAAGGGCTTCTCCGCTTCCCCGCCTACCTGCAGCAGCTCACCATGGAGTCCCTCGGCAAGTCGGTCCGGCTCGACGGCTCCGACGTCTCCTACCCCACCGGTGAGGTCTACTGGGGCGAGCCCGGCACCAACGGCCAGCACGCCTTCTTCCAGCTCCTGCATCAGGGCACCCAGCTCGTCCCGGTGGACTTCATCGGTATCGCCCGCCCGGTGACGGACCTGCCCGCCGCGGACGGCGCCGGCTCGATGCACGACATGCTCGTGGCCAACCTCTTCGCCCAGTCCCGCGTGCTGGCGTTCGGCAAGACCGAGGAGGAGGTGCTCGCGGAGGGGGTCGACCCCGAGCTCGCGCCCCACAAGGTCATGCCCGGCAACCGGCCGTCCACCACGATCCTCGCCCCGTCGCTCTCACCCGGGGTCCTCGGCCAGCTCATCGCGCTGTACGAACACGTGGTGTTCACCCAGGCCGCCGTGCTGGGCATCAACGCCTTCGACCAGTGGGGGGTCGAGCTGGGTAAGGCGCAGGCCGGCGAGCTCCTGCGGGCTCTGACCGCCGAGAGGCACCCGGGAGACGGTTTCGATTCCTCGACGGATTCTCTCGTGGAGATCTACCGCGAGGCCCGCGGTCGCCGCTGA
- a CDS encoding SDR family oxidoreductase — MTDRNTILITGASAGLGEGMARRWAAQGKSLALCARRLDRLEELRAELVAANPSITVAVRELDVADGDAVERVFGELDAELGGIDRFVLNAGLGKGASIGTGKAHANRETAMVNVIGTLNQAEAAMELMNKRGEGHLVFISSVSSLRGMPKAQNTYGATKAFVSSLAQGLHAELDSAGSRIKVTDILPGYIRTDINRSVKTSLMTEFDEGVDALVRTIDAEPTRALVPAKPWKAIGPLLTLLPEKVSRRFV; from the coding sequence GTGACCGACCGCAACACGATTCTGATCACCGGAGCCAGCGCGGGTCTCGGCGAGGGTATGGCCCGTCGCTGGGCCGCGCAGGGCAAGAGCCTGGCGCTGTGCGCCCGCCGCCTCGACCGCCTCGAGGAGCTCCGCGCCGAGCTCGTGGCCGCCAACCCCTCGATCACGGTGGCGGTCCGCGAACTCGACGTGGCTGATGGCGACGCGGTGGAGCGGGTGTTCGGTGAGCTCGACGCGGAGCTCGGAGGCATCGACCGCTTTGTCCTCAACGCCGGACTCGGGAAGGGGGCGTCCATCGGCACCGGCAAGGCGCACGCCAATCGCGAGACCGCGATGGTCAACGTGATCGGCACCCTCAACCAGGCCGAGGCCGCGATGGAGCTCATGAACAAGAGGGGTGAGGGGCACCTGGTGTTCATCTCGTCCGTGAGCTCCCTGCGCGGTATGCCCAAGGCCCAGAACACCTACGGCGCCACCAAGGCGTTCGTGTCCTCGCTGGCGCAGGGCCTGCACGCCGAACTCGACAGCGCGGGCAGCCGCATCAAGGTCACCGACATCCTCCCCGGGTACATCCGCACCGACATCAACCGCTCGGTCAAGACCTCACTGATGACCGAATTCGACGAGGGCGTCGACGCGCTGGTCAGGACGATCGACGCCGAGCCCACTCGGGCACTCGTCCCCGCCAAGCCCTGGAAGGCGATCGGTCCCCTGTTGACACTCCTGCCGGAGAAGGTCAGCCGCAGGTTCGTCTGA
- a CDS encoding DNA-formamidopyrimidine glycosylase family protein, which produces MPEGDSVYRAARRVDRALAGRTLDKSELRVPRFAAVDLRGRAVVTARSRGKHLFVVVGPDAQGRDPVTLHIHLKMEGRIHIHRAGERWRFPAHTVRLLLRAGDVEVVGTELGVLRALDPSEADRAVDHLGPDLLGRDWDPDASVAEVIRRIGERPTRTIGEALLDQRNLAGIGTVYRAELCFLRGLDPREPVEAVPDLRAVVVLARRMLLANADRSVRVTTGDTRRGRELWVYGRDGKPCRRCGTQVETFRLGGLADPDEPSDSLDRIAYRCPSCQPGRATLGPSPTEENL; this is translated from the coding sequence GTGCCAGAGGGTGATTCCGTTTACAGGGCGGCCAGGCGGGTCGACCGGGCGTTGGCCGGACGGACCCTCGACAAGTCCGAGCTGCGAGTTCCCCGATTCGCAGCGGTGGACCTGCGGGGCAGGGCCGTGGTCACCGCCCGGTCCCGCGGCAAGCACCTCTTCGTCGTCGTCGGCCCCGACGCGCAGGGTCGGGACCCGGTCACCCTGCACATCCACCTGAAGATGGAGGGCCGCATCCACATCCATCGTGCGGGAGAGCGGTGGCGGTTCCCCGCGCACACCGTCCGGCTGCTTCTGCGTGCGGGTGACGTCGAGGTGGTGGGTACCGAACTCGGAGTGCTGCGCGCACTGGACCCGTCCGAGGCCGATCGGGCGGTCGACCACCTCGGCCCCGATCTCCTGGGGCGGGACTGGGACCCGGACGCCAGCGTCGCGGAGGTGATCAGGCGAATCGGTGAGCGGCCCACCCGGACGATCGGGGAGGCACTGTTGGACCAGAGGAATCTCGCCGGGATCGGCACCGTCTACCGCGCCGAGCTCTGCTTTCTGCGAGGCCTCGACCCGAGAGAGCCCGTCGAGGCGGTGCCGGATCTGCGCGCGGTGGTGGTCCTCGCCCGGCGGATGCTCCTCGCCAATGCCGACCGCTCCGTCCGGGTCACGACCGGCGACACGCGCCGCGGGAGGGAGCTGTGGGTGTACGGGCGGGACGGCAAACCCTGCCGCAGGTGTGGGACCCAGGTGGAGACGTTCCGACTGGGTGGTCTCGCCGACCCCGATGAACCGAGCGATTCGCTCGATCGCATCGCCTACCGCTGCCCGTCGTGCCAACCGGGGCGTGCCACACTGGGGCCATCGCCAACGGAGGAGAACCTGTGA
- a CDS encoding DUF5701 family protein — MTPPSDSSVSAQVERLVELGVPGLAGITAGRLREHAASLPADVAVGRPVLAVHPSFVPTAQLVSLLRREGRAGFVVVDMSDLAEFTPTDDVRVPDAPLYLVDDVTRDDDMLGWTPTDAHAEFARRGRTPLTISEGVSWLLQQPEMLEPGRCFMCIGSRRRKADGALDARTPALWISGGTGRDGRESKGAPKVGWCWANNHHTWLGFASTAGRVGPGLSPVARDPGAGASPRGSAPPGRGKRSARRP; from the coding sequence ATGACTCCTCCGTCCGACTCCTCCGTCTCGGCCCAGGTGGAACGACTGGTCGAGCTGGGCGTGCCCGGGCTCGCCGGGATCACTGCCGGGCGGCTGCGGGAGCACGCCGCGTCACTCCCCGCCGACGTGGCCGTGGGAAGGCCGGTGCTGGCGGTCCACCCCTCGTTCGTTCCCACCGCTCAACTCGTGAGCCTGCTGCGACGTGAGGGCAGGGCCGGTTTCGTCGTGGTCGACATGTCCGACCTGGCCGAGTTCACACCGACCGACGACGTCCGGGTGCCGGACGCCCCGCTCTACCTGGTCGATGACGTGACACGTGACGACGACATGCTGGGCTGGACCCCGACCGACGCGCACGCCGAGTTCGCCCGGCGGGGGCGCACTCCGCTGACCATCTCCGAGGGGGTGAGCTGGCTGCTCCAACAGCCGGAGATGCTCGAACCCGGCAGGTGCTTCATGTGCATCGGGTCGCGCAGGCGCAAGGCCGACGGAGCGCTGGACGCCCGGACCCCGGCACTGTGGATCAGCGGGGGGACGGGCCGCGACGGTCGGGAGAGCAAGGGGGCCCCGAAGGTGGGCTGGTGCTGGGCGAACAACCACCACACGTGGTTGGGGTTCGCCTCCACCGCCGGACGCGTCGGTCCGGGTCTCAGCCCAGTCGCCCGCGACCCAGGCGCAGGAGCATCCCCGCGAGGGTCTGCCCCTCCTGGCCGAGGGAAGAGAAGCGCTCGTAGACCTTGA
- a CDS encoding HNH endonuclease signature motif containing protein translates to MDGDENPFTGSASLGSSGVDPLTRLTTSVRAGWEAENRAAARRLSACYDLLLECLRRDHSGAGPESPPGHAVVDPFDVATGYVVAAMAVSTLRAESMVSFAADLHQRYPAVLAALASGRLDQRAAELLARQMATVDPSVLPQVQQDVVDDYLAAIEAGERRGARAIRDAVDAIIARHDADGIRRRKEDASRARGVRINKGADGMSTVSAILATEEAAVLAEAIDQRAAEHAAAEAAAAATEGTGQPDPDYYYSKAERRADALLSLVCGDSPQPGSSDHPVSPLRPKVTVIAPGNTGADNPGADGDGVRVEFTRTGEAALQALLDMLNISDGASVEKVDPRIGAADDAGRGLKYRPGAELARRIRLRDGTCRHPGCAVPADDCDIDHVRPFDHADPARGGPTEEHNLMCLCRRHHRFKTFSDWIYNLEPEGGLTVVTPDGATMTTRPSGPLGAYRREQARAESQAWNRQQQRNPDPTTTGGEARPEPTYWSRRALRLNAERARAHGSADTRSGDHGRWWRRNAPVVSTVEHEVRALLDDLLSPPPF, encoded by the coding sequence ATGGACGGCGACGAGAACCCGTTCACGGGCAGCGCTTCCCTCGGCTCCTCCGGAGTCGATCCGCTGACCAGGTTGACCACCTCGGTTCGTGCCGGCTGGGAGGCGGAGAACCGGGCCGCTGCCCGGCGATTGTCGGCCTGCTACGACCTGCTGCTCGAGTGCCTGCGCCGCGACCACTCGGGCGCCGGCCCGGAGTCCCCGCCCGGCCACGCGGTGGTCGACCCGTTCGATGTGGCCACCGGGTACGTGGTGGCAGCGATGGCCGTCTCCACCCTGCGGGCCGAATCGATGGTCTCCTTCGCCGCGGACCTGCACCAGCGCTACCCCGCCGTCCTCGCAGCCCTGGCCTCAGGGCGCCTGGACCAGCGCGCCGCCGAACTGCTGGCCCGCCAGATGGCCACCGTCGATCCCTCGGTCCTCCCGCAGGTTCAACAGGACGTCGTCGACGACTACCTGGCCGCGATCGAGGCCGGCGAACGCCGCGGGGCGCGAGCGATTCGCGATGCGGTGGACGCGATCATCGCCCGACACGACGCCGACGGCATCCGCAGGCGCAAGGAGGACGCCAGCCGTGCCCGCGGAGTGCGCATCAACAAGGGCGCCGACGGCATGTCCACCGTGTCGGCCATCCTTGCCACCGAAGAGGCGGCGGTCCTCGCCGAGGCGATCGACCAGCGCGCTGCCGAACACGCCGCCGCCGAAGCCGCCGCAGCCGCCACCGAGGGGACCGGCCAGCCGGACCCGGACTACTACTACTCCAAGGCCGAACGCCGCGCGGACGCGCTGCTGTCACTCGTGTGTGGCGACAGCCCGCAGCCCGGCAGTTCGGACCATCCCGTGTCGCCGCTGCGACCCAAGGTCACCGTGATCGCTCCCGGCAACACCGGCGCGGACAACCCCGGTGCCGACGGCGACGGGGTGCGGGTGGAGTTCACCCGGACGGGCGAGGCCGCGCTTCAGGCTCTGCTGGACATGCTGAACATCAGCGACGGTGCCAGCGTCGAGAAGGTCGACCCCCGCATCGGTGCCGCCGACGACGCCGGCCGCGGCCTCAAGTACCGGCCCGGAGCCGAGTTGGCACGCCGCATCAGGCTGCGCGACGGAACCTGCCGCCACCCCGGGTGTGCGGTTCCAGCCGATGATTGTGACATCGATCATGTCCGACCGTTCGACCACGCCGACCCCGCCCGGGGCGGGCCGACCGAAGAGCACAACCTCATGTGTCTGTGTCGGCGTCACCACCGGTTCAAGACCTTCTCCGACTGGATCTACAACCTGGAGCCCGAGGGAGGTCTCACCGTCGTCACCCCCGATGGGGCGACCATGACGACCCGACCCTCCGGGCCGCTCGGGGCCTACCGCCGCGAGCAGGCCCGCGCGGAGTCCCAGGCCTGGAATAGGCAACAGCAGCGAAACCCGGACCCGACCACCACAGGCGGTGAAGCGCGGCCGGAGCCCACTTATTGGTCTCGCCGAGCGCTCCGCCTGAACGCCGAGCGCGCCCGCGCACATGGATCGGCGGACACCCGCTCTGGCGACCACGGTCGCTGGTGGCGGCGGAACGCGCCCGTGGTCAGCACGGTCGAGCACGAGGTCCGGGCCCTACTCGACGACCTCCTCAGCCCGCCGCCCTTCTAG